In Candidatus Saganbacteria bacterium, the sequence AAAAGAATTCTCTCTTTTTAAAGATGAAAAAGGCTTGCTCTCCGTGGATTTCGAAATGCAAGGGTCTCTTTTTAAGCCATTCCCGTCCCCTCTTTTCCAAAAACCGCTTGAAGCCATAGTAGGGAAATTCAAAGTGAAGATAAACGCGAAAAAAGTTGAGATAGAAACTAAGGCCCAGCAAGCGATCGATGAACAGAAAAAAAAGCTGGAAGAAGACAAAAAAAGGCTTGAAGAAGAGGCAAAAAAGAAAGTAAAAGAAATTTTCAAGTTCTAACTGAAATTTTTGCGATCTCTGGCAGATAATACTGCATGGCTATGCCAATAGTTCGCTCCGGTGCTGCATCGGGGCAAAAAAGTTATCCAATAATATTGAGGCCGCCTGACATTCGCGTGCAAGCCCTCGGCTTAACTCCAAGGCAGGCGGATTTTCTTGGGAGCGTATTCCCATATTTAACAAACCCGCCTCAATTAGGCATCTTTGCTTCGTTTGATGCGGTCTGCCGCCGCCTTGCATCATCTGATCCTAACCCAAATTTGGCGCTTGTCGTGAGGGCTCAAGAATACGCATGGAATGCGCACAGTGGCAAATTTAGAAAATCCGGGGAACCCTTTGCCGCGCATCCTGCTGCAGTTGCCGAAATTTTGGCATACGAGTTAGGAGTTAAAGACCCTGAAATAATATCAGGGGGGCTGCTTCATGACGTGGTCGAAGATACGAAAATTACAATCCAGGAAATAAAAGCCGCTTTCGGCAAAAGAGTGGCAAGGTTGGTTGATGCTGTTACAAAAATTGATTCATTTGAATCTGCGGAGGTCGAGCGCGCGCAAGTCGAAACATATCAGAAAATCTTGCTTGGCATGAAAAGGGATATAGCGGTTATCCTGATAAAATTAGCTGACCGCCTCCATAATATGCGCACATTAATACATCTTAGCCCTAACGCAAGGAAAAGGATGGCAAAGGAAACACTAGATATTTATGTGCCGCTTGCAAATGCATTAGGGCTTGGATTGGAAAAAAGAGAACTTGAAGATCTGTCTTTCCAATATCTAATGCCTGATGAATTTAAAAGAACAAAATTTGGGATCGATAAGTTAAGAGCTGAAAACAAAAAATTATTTGCGCCGGCGCTCGCAACAATACAGGATGCATTAAAAAGTTTTGGGGCAGAAATCGGTCTCTCTCCAAGAACTTATTATGAGCACTATAATATTTCTTTTAAGCGCGGCGAAAATCCGGGAGAAGCTTTTGATGCACAATCAATATCGATAACAGTCCCAACTGAACAAGATTGCTATGCGATCCTTCCCATTATTTATGGATTATATCGGCCCATTGAGGGAAGCATAAAGAACTATATCGCGAATCCCAAGCCAAACACGTACCAAGGGATACATGTATGGCTTGCAGTTTCAGGCGCAGGGGTGCTAAGGGTCCAGATCAGGACGCCTGAAATGAACGATACAGCCGATCGAGGATTCTTAACTGTTTCGTCAGAAGATTGGTGGAAGCTTCAACCGACGTTTTTCAATCAATTATTACACATTTTGAATGAAAGAGGGCTCGATGTTAAAAAAATCATTAATGGAATCGGACAGGTTTCTTTTCGCATTAAAGTTTATACCCCGAGGATGAAGAGGCTCGAGCTTCCGTATGGCTCAACTGTGCTTGATTTTGCCTTCAGCGTGCATGGGGATATAGGGCTTTCCGCAATAAGCGCCAGAATAAATGGCGTAGACCGGCCGTTAGCTTGTCAACTCAAAGAAGGAGATGTTGTCAGAATTATCAAGGGTGCCGCGGATCCAACGCCTGAATGGTTCAGGTGGACGGCCTTGTCAGAAAGCCACAGGAAGCTTCGCTCATATTTTTCCAACCTCTTGGCTTTTAATAAGGCCCACGCGCGAAAACTGGCGGTTAAGGCGCTAAATGATATGCTTAAAGAAAAAGGGCTTCATCTGACGGCTGCGGGAATAATGAAAGACATTCCTTTAAGGAAAGCCTTATTTTCGGAATTAACAAATTCATTTAAAGATTTAGAAATAGCCAAACTTAATGACCTGTTTACCGCCATACTGCTTGGAAAACTTTCTCCGCTCGACGTCGCGCTCAAAATTGAAGAGTTATTCGCAAGATATATCCAAAAATTAAAAGCGAAAAAGAGAAAGCCGCTTGCATTAAAAATAACATTCAATTTCGCGGATAGGATAGGCCTCTATAGCGATATCTCGAAAGAAATAGGCGATGTTGGGATAAATATTGAAGCAAATAGCGCCAGATCTGTTAGAGGCAGGGGAAGAGGGACCGTAACAGTTTATGTTTACGCAGCTTTCCAGCAAAGACAATTATTTGATATCTTTTCGGGTTATACAAGAGGAGGGGGCGATCGGTTTAATATCAGAAAGGTTAGAGAAAATAAACCGCAAACCCCCAGTTAGCTCAATAAATTAACACAAGTTCCACAGCCCTCATTTCGATAGTACTTATAGAGGTGAGCTTCGATGGAAGCTATAAGATCGCTAATTACCGCAATGTTCATAATAGTGCTTTTTTCATGCTCTTATGCAACAATTAGAAGCTCTGTCGGCATAAAGGAGTTATATTCTGCGCCATCCTCGCAATCAAAACTTGTCTATCAAATCCCCATGGAAGTAAAGCTCCTGGATGTTTCAGAAGATACCAATTGGTATAAAGTATCAATAAAATTCAACATAGGACCGATGGAATTCAGGTATTCAGGCTGGACTAATATTCCCATAGGCACGATCCTGGCTGAAAGGGCCGAAAAAAATAAATTGGCCGCGCTTATTTCAAAATAATAAACTTTCCGCGTGAAATCGCGCGGTTTTCTTGGATTATTTGATACATATATGTTCCGTTTTCCAAATACCGCCCATAGTTGCTTCTGCCGTCCCAAGAGACCGAATTCATTCCGCCGAGGGCGCCATTTGAGCCGGATGCAAATTCCTTTTTACAAACCGCATTCCCCGCGAGATCGAATATGTAGAGCGCGGTGTTCTTTTGCGAATTAAGCCAGTACCAGAAATATGCGGCTCCGTCTTTTTCCGGGCTATACGGGCTTGGGCCAAAAATATATTGCGCGGCTTGCGCCGGAGAGAACGGGGTAAAAACGGTCAAATGAGTTGAATCAAAAGTAATTGAAGTATCGGTCGTTGATTTTTGCGTGATCCCGCTTTGGCTCCATTGGCTTCCTGTCCAATAATAAACTTTTGGAGATTTAACTCCGCTATATAATGGAAAAGTGATAGTTAGCGGCTTAACAAATACAGCAACATTTGAAGTGAGCGAAATAATCCTGCCTGCTTGCCACATTGATGCTGGCGGATCGCCTGGAAGGGTTGCAAGCTCGGAGATAGTGATAGTTACTTCATCTGATGCCGCCCCGTTCGGGACAGAAACAGTCACCCCAAGCGAGCTGTCAGAAAACTCGGATGTCCCGTTGTATGTCAATATTGTAAAACTGCTGGCCTTTGAGCCGCACGCCGCCCTTATAGTTCTCGTCCCGCCTTTTGACAGGATAATTTCCCCCGCCCAGATGCCATCATCGGTAAACTGTGATGCATCGATTGATTCCGGAGTTATTGTCCCAAGGTCTACTGATAACAAGG encodes:
- a CDS encoding HD domain-containing protein → MAMPIVRSGAASGQKSYPIILRPPDIRVQALGLTPRQADFLGSVFPYLTNPPQLGIFASFDAVCRRLASSDPNPNLALVVRAQEYAWNAHSGKFRKSGEPFAAHPAAVAEILAYELGVKDPEIISGGLLHDVVEDTKITIQEIKAAFGKRVARLVDAVTKIDSFESAEVERAQVETYQKILLGMKRDIAVILIKLADRLHNMRTLIHLSPNARKRMAKETLDIYVPLANALGLGLEKRELEDLSFQYLMPDEFKRTKFGIDKLRAENKKLFAPALATIQDALKSFGAEIGLSPRTYYEHYNISFKRGENPGEAFDAQSISITVPTEQDCYAILPIIYGLYRPIEGSIKNYIANPKPNTYQGIHVWLAVSGAGVLRVQIRTPEMNDTADRGFLTVSSEDWWKLQPTFFNQLLHILNERGLDVKKIINGIGQVSFRIKVYTPRMKRLELPYGSTVLDFAFSVHGDIGLSAISARINGVDRPLACQLKEGDVVRIIKGAADPTPEWFRWTALSESHRKLRSYFSNLLAFNKAHARKLAVKALNDMLKEKGLHLTAAGIMKDIPLRKALFSELTNSFKDLEIAKLNDLFTAILLGKLSPLDVALKIEELFARYIQKLKAKKRKPLALKITFNFADRIGLYSDISKEIGDVGINIEANSARSVRGRGRGTVTVYVYAAFQQRQLFDIFSGYTRGGGDRFNIRKVRENKPQTPS